One part of the Rutidosis leptorrhynchoides isolate AG116_Rl617_1_P2 chromosome 1, CSIRO_AGI_Rlap_v1, whole genome shotgun sequence genome encodes these proteins:
- the LOC139859022 gene encoding protein PLASTID MOVEMENT IMPAIRED 1-like, translating into MATNDNSQDNRRNSNTQLLQELEALSQTLNNTNTSSIQPTKNRRTNSLVLSRTSIPPILSTGSNDHTNDDDDDDNDHGIKLNPKPRSRRMSLSPWKSRPSEEPSYQKENLVSKNLFQDNSSSSSSSKGGLWNWKPIRVLSHIGKQKLSCLLSVEVVTIQGLPASMNGLRLSVSVRKKETKDGAVQTMPSRVSQGAADFEETLFVRCHVYCTPAGSGNPRAKFEPRPFVIHAFAVDAEALDFGRHSVDLSQLIQESVEKNFEGTRIRQWDMSFNLSGKAKGGELVMKLGFQIMEKEGGVGIYNQVEGVKSGKSKTFSPSIGRKQSKSSFSIPSPRIPNRAEAHTPSQREGGVDFQGIDDLNLDAPPQEPVVGPVQKTEDSEAKVEDLDLPDFEVVDKGVEVEDRDGTDGTRSEDNSDMRSVSSEVVKEIVHDQVRLTRLSELDSIAQQIKALESMMREEKNENDEETESQRLDEDEDKVTREFFQMLDNEDGKEAAFKGGDVNANSSVDGEDEKVFVPDLGKGLGCVIQTRNGGYLVSLNPFDNLVGKKDTPKLAMQISRPMVLVSNETLTGTEMFQRMAVLGFEELSNEILSLMPIEELVGKTAEQIAFEGIASAIISGRNKEGAASSATRAITLVKSMAMGMTTGRKERVSSGIWNMNEIPLTGDEILAFSLQKIEDMGVDALKVQADITKENAPFDVSPSNDAKENSNPFANAVPLEYWVKDNSVASSNNDDEPITISVVIQMRDPLRQYEAVGGPLIALIHATSAEVEPNQEKKFKVVSLNVAGLKLRSGGKKNEWDTEKQRLTAIQWLVAYGLGKAPKKGKRVMVKGPDVLWSLSSRVMADMWLKSIRNPDVKFTS; encoded by the coding sequence ATGGCAACAAACGACAACTCACAAGATAACAGAAGAAACTCAAACACACAATTGTTGCAAGAACTTGAAGCTTTAAGCCAAACACTTAACAACACAAACACTTCATCCATTCAACCAACTAAAAACCGAAGAACTAATTCACTTGTTCTTTCAAGAACATCAATCCCACCAATACTATCAACTGGTTCAAATGATCAtaccaatgatgatgatgatgatgataatgatcatggGATTAAGCTTAATCCTAAACCAAGATCAAGACGTATGTCATTATCACCATGGAAATCTCGACCTAGTGAAGAACCTAGTTATCAAAAAGAGAATCTTGTTAGTAAGAACTTGTTTCAAGataattcatcttcatcatcatcatcaaaaggtGGATTATGGAACTGGAAGCCAATTCGCGTTCTGTCTCATATTGGAAAACAGAAGTTAAGTTGTTTGTTATCGGTTGAAGTTGTAACAATTCAAGGGCTGCCTGCATCAATGAACGGGCTTCGGTTATCGGTTTCTGTAAGGAAGAAAGAAACTAAAGATGGTGCAGTTCAAACAATGCCTTCAAGAGTGTCACAAGGAGCTGCTGATTTTGAAGAGACTTTGTTTGTGAGGTGCCATGTGTATTGTACGCCAGCTGGCAGTGGGAACCCACGGGCCAAATTCGAGCCGAGACCGTTTGTGATTCATGCTTTTGCAGTTGATGCAGAAGCGCTTGATTTCGGACGGCATAGTGTTGATTTGAGCCAACTGATTCAAGAATCTGTGGAGAAGAACTTTGAAGGGACGAGAATTCGGCAGTGGGATATGAGTTTTAATCTTTCTGGTAAGGCGAAAGGAGGCGAGTTAGTTATGAAACTCGGGTTTCAGATTATGGAAAAAGAGGGAGGGGTTGGGATTTATAATCAAGTTGAAGGGGTGAAATCGGGCAAGTCTAAGACGTTTTCGCCTTCGATTGGGCGAAAACAGTCTAAATCGTCGTTTAGTATTCCCAGCCCGAGAATACCTAATCGGGCTGAGGCACATACACCTTCTCAAAGAGAAGGCGGTGTCGATTTTCAAGGCATTGATGATTTGAATCTCGATGCACCACCGCAAGAACCAGTAGTGGGCCCGGTTCAGAAGACCGAGGATTCAGAGGCCAAGGTTGAGGATCTCGACCTACCGGATTTTGAGGTTGTAGATAAGGGAGTGGAGGTGGAAGATAGAGATGGGACGGATGGGACCCGCTCGGAGGATAATTCGGATATGAGATCGGTTTCGAGTGAGGTTGTGAAGGAAATTGTGCATGATCAAGTTCGTCTAACACGATTATCAGAGCTCGATTCGATTGCACAACAGATCAAAGCGCTTGAATCGATGATGAGGGAGGAGAAAAATGAGAACGATGAAGAAACGGAGTCACAAAGAttagatgaagatgaagataaagTGACACGCGAGTTCTTCCAAATGCTCGATAACGAAGATGGAAAAGAAGCCGCGTTTAAAGGTGGTGATGTAAATGCTAATTCGAGCGTTGATGGTGAAGACGAAAAAGTTTTTGTACCTGATCTCGGGAAGGGATTAGGTTGCGTTATTCAAACACGAAATGGCGGGTACTTGGTGTCATTGAATCCGTTCGATAATTTAGTAGGGAAAAAAGACACGCCAAAACTTGCGATGCAGATATCAAGACCAATGGTTCTTGTATCTAACGAAACGTTAACTGGCACCGAAATGTTTCAAAGAATGGCGGTGCTTGGTTTTGAAGAACTTAGCAACGAGATTTTATCGTTAATGCCAATCGAGGAACTTGTCGGTAAAACTGCAGAGCAGATCGCTTTCGAAGGAATAGCTTCAGCTATCATTAGTGGCAGAAACAAAGAAGGTGCGGCTTCAAGTGCCACACGTGCGATTACACTTGTTAAGTCAATGGCGATGGGTATGACTACAGGACGAAAAGAAAGGGTTTCATCGGGTATTTGGAATATGAACGAAATCCCATTAACGGGAGATGAAATACTAGCGTTTTCATTACAGAAAATCGAAGATATGGGAGTTGACGCATTGAAAGTTCAAGCGGATATAACTAAAGAAAACGCTCCTTTCGACGTTTCACCTAGCAACGACGCTAAGGAAAACAGTAACCCGTTCGCAAACGCTGTTCCGTTAGAATATTGGGTCAAAGATAACAGTGTAGCGAGTTCAAACAATGACGATGAACCTATCACCATATCGGTTGTAATCCAAATGCGGGATCCTTTAAGACAATACGAAGCGGTTGGTGGTCCACTTATAGCGCTGATCCATGCCACGTCAGCAGAAGTTGAACCGAACCAGGAAAAGAAATTCAAAGTTGTTAGTTTGAACGTTGCGGGTTTAAAACTAAGAAGTGGAGGGAAAAAGAACGAGTGGGATACCGAGAAGCAGAGGCTAACTGCGATCCAGTGGTTGGTAGCTTACGGGCTTGGTAAAGCACCAAAGAAAGGGAAACGTGTGATGGTTAAGGGGCCGGACGTTTTGTGGAGCCTATCGTCGCGTGTGATGGCCGATATGTGGCTGAAATCGATAAGGAATCCTGATGTGAAGTTCACAAGTTGA